A window of Asterias amurensis chromosome 10, ASM3211899v1 genomic DNA:
TGAGGCGAAAGGGGGCGTGTTTACGGATTTACCCCTCTTCATCGGGGGTGCTTGAGGGCGGCTTGGCTCGACATTACAGCACATGAAACCATTATCTGATTTGTGGAGTTTCTTCTTAGCGGGGTACACAAACTCTTGCTGTAGGAGAAGAGACTCGCCGCTGAACAGAGCAATTTGTTTGTAGGGGGTTTGCTGTGTGGAAGGAGCTTCTTCGTAAGCCACGCCCTCAATTGAATGGAAGCCGCTGATTCGCTCTTGGAACAAGGTGTAGTCGAGGAGTGACAGGCCGTTCTTACGCGTGAAGACGTCTCTAGGCGGGGGCGTGAGGTCACTGGAGGGGGTGTCTTCATCACCGTTGGGGGCGCCGTTGCTGGTTGAATTTACCAACTCGTGGTGCCCTGCTGCCCATTTTTTACACAGCTCAAGAAACGGCGACTGCTGCACGGACAGAATACGGATTGGTTTAGAAGTGACGAACATGCGCGCGCACGACGTGTCATCGGCGCCCAATTTGTTCTTATCGCGCATGGGCAGCATCACCGGGTCGTCGAGCCGAGTGGAATAAACATGGACGGCTGTTTCATGGTCCCAGTGGTCGCTAAAAGAGTACAGCTTTTTGTCCTTTAGTAGCGTGGAATAGCGCAAGTCTACGGCTGTTATGTTACATTTTTTCAAGACGTCTTTTGTGAGCTTTGATCGAAGGAAATTGCCGAACGTTCCGCTAGAGGTACAAATGTCATTATAAATACCAGATAGTTCTTCCATTCGTTTTTGTATACTGTCCGCCATGATGGAAATGATTctgaaagaaataaaatttgATAGGAATTAGATGATGAGGATGTGCGCTATGTACTTAGCAGGTTTGTAAAAACGAACCCAGTAGGCCTATGTTATACTCTAGCCTATgcctaatattaataatttaattattttgcatAGGGCTTACCAAGTAACTAATACATCAGTTAAAATATAATGGGATCAAGTCAGAACTTGGCCCGTTATAAACGgttacaacaaataatttaaataacttttaaatttatttttgtgataGTGAGCTACAGCTTTAGTTTTACTAAAACTTATAATTAAAACCAAATGTAAGCATGTCAGTATTTTGTCTGACATGTTTCTTCATGTACTTCTTCTTTTGCCTTCACGAAACACAATATAACAAGAAAACATAAATCCAATGATTTCAATTTCCTGAAATCCAAACTCCAATAACAGATATCACGATATCACGACGCGGTAAACATTAGAGGAACTTCCGcatatttaataaaataaatgtattttccATTGATGTATGTGACTTAATTAAAGGTGAGTTGATTTTTAGATGAACTCGGAATATATTTCAAAATGTGGTAGAGTTTTTGAGATAAAATCccttttcaaaaggtggtatagcgtttttgagatatcaccaaaAACATGGAGCGGCAATGTTTATGCAGAAAGAATAATTCGTAACAATTGGACGCCATAATCCGAGAAACGTTTTATAGTGAACTATTTTTTAAtccctattttgttaattttttttatccaatcattaataatatattttactttattttttatttgaatgacGTTATATTTAATTGTGTAACGGTTTACTTAAACAACATAAACCGAGAGGCTAAATGCTGAATTGAAACTCATAAACTACAATGAAATGTCCTTGATTAGTAGGCCTAAATGTgaccaaaagaaaagaaaaagaaaaaaagggaaatcaGATAATTAGGCCAACAAAtaagacaataaaaaaaacattaacattaaAAATTATCAACACATTTGCAGGCTCGACCTTATTTTCAAAGatggaaatatttaaaaagaaaagaagaagaaaaagatgaGAACTAcaatgaaaaaaaggaaaacaaagctAATTGGACCAGCATATTAAACACACAACAATATAACAAAAACCTTTTAACATTTCAGCAATTATTCAAATTGTTAAAGGCTTGATCTTATTTGCAAAGattgaacaatttaaaaatagaaGAAGACGAAGTTGACAAAAGAAGAGAGTTCCACtgataaaaaaaacccattaaaatTATTCAAAGATATATTACCGGCgaaatatttgcaaagactgACAACATGGGATTAAATCTTTCGTCAACAGGACGTGGGACGACAGATATAAAGTGAAAAACAGGAAGACAAGAATTGACCATCCATGTCTTTGTCTGCGTTTTGGGATTAGACAAAGGTGAATAGAGCATGATAATTGACAACGTTCCCTTTTGGACTAGTTGCCTCAAGGAAAAGTGATTCACATCCTGTTGttttcgataaacacagttgcaaacaaaatttgaaaagtttatCTCAAGACTTGATCAataaagttttagttttaacagcaaaagaaaacaaattcatgatGAGGAACACAATTGAAACCATTCTGTGATTTGTATGTATTCCACGGCAACCACATGTCTTTTCATGGTGTTTTTGTTGTCGTCTATTTTTGTCTATTGTTAGTGATTCTCCATTGTTAGTAAATCgcatcaaaatcaaattttaaatatGCTTAAATCAGTAATTACTATGCATTACATATGATTCTCAATTATAGTAAAtcaatttcaaaatcaaatttcaaaTATGTTTATGTGAGTCATTATTATGCAATACATCATAAACAAATATGATACAATCAAAATGagcaaacaaattatacaaataatgcagAATAAAAACATCAGATAATGAAATTATACAACGAgacaaaattgacaagttctggaaagaaaattaatataaaatgtGGTAATAAGGGTTCAATAAATTTCACTCATAAAATAAGTATAGGCTAAGTTAGTAAAGGTGTGGTCTGGTATATATTCCAAAATCACACTTAAGTTcagtaacaaacaaaatcacaacaaaGCATAATCGTTTTTAAAGGTatggtatacttttggtaattgcctAACACTTTGATGTATACCAGCATCtatgcataaataaacaaacctgtgaaaaactgGGCTCAAAATtggccatcaaagttgcaagaaaaaaatgaaagaaaaagttgCTGCACATGATtatgagctttcagatgcctgacaTTTTCACGGACTCAATTATTTCGTTGGCAAGTAACCTCtttctctataaaaaaaaaattacattatttcaaagggggtagtttctaacaatgttttatagctTCAAAATTTCTCTAGTGCTCTTCAAATAACACCTTGCCTCTAAAGTAATAAACACAAGCACAATCattcttcaaaataaaatcacagtaaaaaatattaaaatactaatTTATTCCCGCATGGACGCCCTCTAAAAATTTAAGAAAGGTTGAAGGTCGTTCAATTATTTGGCTTTTCTAAAGGTGTATGTTGAGGTAGTATAGACTAGTCGTACATAATGAAAAAACAGTATGCATGACTGAATAAAATAACGTAGAACATGCAGCATGATAGGGGCCAGACCTACACTATGCAGAAATGACATGTTAATTGTTATGGTGCACTGACTAGCACAGCAACACTACAGCAATGGGTGAACCCCTTTAGCGTATTCCTACACAGTACACACCGTGCCGTGTCTACACAATTCTTAATATCACTTACTTTTTTACCGTGTCACCACACCGCAGCCCTGCCGTCCGTTTCTTCAAAATGCAGGCTCAATCTTATCTTACAAGGAAGAAAAACGGAGAGTTAAATCCCTGGTCAAACGACGTGGGACGACAGAAAGTGAAAACATGAGCCCGCTTGCAAAAGCACCGCACCTTTCCCTCaataacctttgacctttgcgTTGTAATCGACTCTACAGTATTCGAAACTAGCATCAGAGTAATGCATTTACCGGTTGTACAGTACGTCACTACCAACGCACTCACATGATCGATACTGTACTTCAACACCACGGGCTAATTGAATAATGCCAGGGTCGATATTTTCACTTAATAAACAAGCGTAAAAAGCAGCAAGTGAATTTTGTGGAACAACAAACGTACGCAAATTGGGGGCGAACGGGGGACGAGTGCGTTGTAAGGACCCGAGGGGCATGGGTTGAATGCCCTGAAAAGAAGGCGTGGTATTAACACATTCCTTCCTCAACGTTCACTCACAGAggaaaggaatttttttttctgactgtTGTTCAATGTTATCTTCGTTGCTAAATATAGTGAATGTTGACAAAACGACTTTTgtttgcgtttgtttgtttgtttgtttgtctttttttaagaaaatttttcctttgaaaatgGGATTTTTTGAGccagcaattttttgtttaaaggcagtggacactactggtaattactcaaaatacatattagcataaaacctaacttggtaacaagtaatggggagaggttgatagtataaaacattgtgagaaacagctccctctgaagtgacgtagttttcgagaaagaagtaattttccacgaatttgatttcgagacctcagatttaaaatttgaggtctcgaaatcaagcatctgaatgcatctgaaagcacacaacttcgtgtgacaagggtgttttttctttcatagttatctcgcaaatccgatgaccaatcgggctcaaattttcacaggtttgttattttatgcatatgttgagatacaccaagtgagaagactggtctttgacaattaccaatagtgtccagtgtctttaaaaacggcaagtttttgtttaaaagctgcaaggggttaaagccattgaaccctttcggtacagaaaaaaaaaggttcacagatttacaaataatttacagggtttacagaaggtaacgatgaaagacttctcttgaaatattaatccatgaaatgctttactttttgagaaaacggtaaaacaatataaattctcgttaacgagaattacggatttgttataaacacatgtcatgacacggcgaaa
This region includes:
- the LOC139943303 gene encoding uncharacterized protein; protein product: MADSIQKRMEELSGIYNDICTSSGTFGNFLRSKLTKDVLKKCNITAVDLRYSTLLKDKKLYSFSDHWDHETAVHVYSTRLDDPVMLPMRDKNKLGADDTSCARMFVTSKPIRILSVQQSPFLELCKKWAAGHHELVNSTSNGAPNGDEDTPSSDLTPPPRDVFTRKNGLSLLDYTLFQERISGFHSIEGVAYEEAPSTQQTPYKQIALFSGESLLLQQEFVYPAKKKLHKSDNGFMCCNVEPSRPQAPPMKRGKSVNTPPFASQSPGGKPLSTPPLPPPPHTPGSAPPTPPPPYSQTKTTPQPTPTPRPRTPTMPEEKGDGKGAPKPPMPATRSTPKDTTAGSNDDFPKEDVPKEDETDTKM